A part of Aquaspirillum sp. LM1 genomic DNA contains:
- a CDS encoding cytochrome c: MSASFTKSTARNIFYGGAVFFFLLFLALTLDTVQTLPKRDNRANLTEQVARGKNLWEVNNCIGCHTLLGEGAYFAPELGNVYQRRGPEFIKAWIKSQPTGTPGRRQMPNFHLSDAELDDLTAFLKYASEINTNQWPPNIEG; the protein is encoded by the coding sequence ACCAAATCAACCGCTCGCAACATCTTTTATGGTGGAGCGGTGTTTTTCTTTTTACTGTTTCTGGCTTTAACCCTGGACACGGTGCAAACGCTGCCCAAACGGGATAACCGCGCCAACCTGACAGAACAGGTGGCACGCGGCAAAAACCTGTGGGAAGTGAACAACTGCATCGGCTGCCACACCCTGCTGGGTGAAGGCGCGTACTTTGCCCCCGAACTGGGCAATGTCTACCAGCGGCGCGGGCCGGAGTTCATCAAGGCCTGGATCAAGTCGCAGCCTACCGGCACGCCGGGCCGCCGGCAGATGCCGAACTTTCATCTGAGCGACGCCGAGCTCGACGACCTGACCGCGTTCCTGAAATACGCCTCTGAAATCAACACCAACCAATGGCCCCCGAATATTGAAGGCTGA